From a single Nocardioides panacis genomic region:
- a CDS encoding metal-sulfur cluster assembly factor has product MTVSKDDVVEAMKDVVDPELGINVVDLGLVYDVHLDEGTNVVLDMTLTSAACPLTDVIQDQTNQALEGLVNDVTINWVWMPPWGPDKITEDGREMLRALGFNV; this is encoded by the coding sequence ATGACTGTCTCCAAGGACGACGTCGTCGAGGCCATGAAGGACGTCGTCGACCCCGAGCTCGGGATCAACGTCGTCGACCTGGGTCTCGTCTACGACGTGCACCTCGACGAGGGCACCAACGTGGTGCTGGACATGACGCTGACGTCCGCGGCCTGCCCGCTGACCGACGTCATCCAGGACCAGACCAACCAGGCCCTCGAGGGTCTCGTCAACGACGTGACGATCAACTGGGTCTGGATGCCGCCGTGGGGCCCCGACAAGATCACCGAGGACGGCCGCGAGATGCTGCGCGCCCTCGGCTTCAACGTCTGA
- a CDS encoding acVLRF1 family peptidyl-tRNA hydrolase, with protein MTTARTVLVPAGRVVRWFENFGTRHGATSAVVSSGCLSVSAADGATAVAALPFGARYDGPADATAFAHAVDAPARWGVLLVRKGGFAVATVSGLAVAESKVGQRHVQGRTKAGGQSQQRFARRRDNQARQAYEAAADHAARILTGRLTALACGGDRSAVDAVLSDPRLVHLVDVRVEPWLPVPDPRRSVLDRAVLDAASVSVEVT; from the coding sequence GTGACCACCGCCCGCACCGTGCTCGTCCCGGCCGGTCGCGTGGTGCGCTGGTTCGAGAACTTCGGCACCCGGCACGGCGCCACCTCGGCGGTGGTGTCGTCCGGGTGCCTGTCCGTCTCCGCGGCCGACGGCGCCACCGCCGTCGCCGCGCTGCCCTTCGGCGCCCGGTACGACGGACCCGCCGACGCCACCGCGTTCGCGCACGCCGTGGACGCCCCGGCCCGGTGGGGCGTGCTGCTGGTGCGCAAGGGCGGCTTCGCCGTCGCGACCGTCTCCGGCCTGGCCGTCGCCGAGTCCAAGGTGGGGCAGCGGCACGTGCAGGGCCGCACCAAGGCCGGCGGACAGAGCCAGCAGCGGTTCGCCCGGAGGCGCGACAACCAGGCGCGCCAGGCCTACGAGGCAGCCGCCGACCACGCGGCCCGGATCCTCACCGGGCGGCTGACCGCTCTGGCGTGCGGGGGAGACCGGTCCGCCGTCGACGCCGTCCTCTCCGACCCGCGGCTGGTGCACCTGGTCGACGTACGGGTGGAGCCGTGGCTGCCCGTCCCGGACCCCCGCCGGTCCGTGCTCGACCGGGCGGTCCTCGACGCTGCCTCCGTCTCCGTCGAGGTCACCTGA
- a CDS encoding STAS domain-containing protein, protein MSLDSRPAAEVSSRRPVVPIVRQRQRPSSSARSYQWGCWRVVEAVGDLDLAVVPLLRGLVVGAPPHVVFDLRCVTFLDAGVLGIFVATRAHQGQAHGAVRIATPSPMVRRLLAITGLELVLPSFESLAGAAAGHESC, encoded by the coding sequence GTGAGCCTCGACTCCCGCCCCGCAGCCGAAGTCTCCTCACGCCGGCCGGTGGTGCCGATCGTCCGTCAACGACAGCGGCCGTCCTCGTCCGCCCGGAGCTACCAGTGGGGCTGCTGGCGGGTGGTCGAGGCGGTCGGCGACCTCGACCTCGCGGTGGTGCCGCTGCTGCGCGGCCTAGTCGTGGGCGCGCCGCCGCACGTGGTCTTCGACCTGCGCTGCGTGACCTTCCTCGACGCGGGCGTGCTCGGCATCTTCGTGGCCACCCGTGCGCACCAGGGCCAGGCGCACGGTGCCGTCCGCATCGCGACCCCCTCCCCGATGGTGCGCAGGCTGCTCGCGATCACCGGGCTCGAGCTGGTCCTGCCGTCGTTCGAGTCGCTGGCGGGCGCCGCCGCCGGTCACGAGTCCTGCTAG